The following proteins are co-located in the Patescibacteria group bacterium genome:
- a CDS encoding RluA family pseudouridine synthase gives MKSATVKIKTPGRLDIALAEALDISRSQAQKLVQSGRVSVTEKKASPHLEVTETSEIKVEAAPAKPRKKAAAKLDIIFEDDDVIVVNKPSGVLVHRAEGQDGAALLDSLLKHSPKMKKAGAEEKRSGIVHRLDKEASGVLIAAKTPKAFEFLKKQFKERLTEKHYTVFVMGKVRDELGTINFPIARSTTRARMAARPLSQEGKEAITHYDVIGRYSVGTLLDVKIETGRTHQIRAHMFAIGHPVGGDTLYKRKDIKDIKLPRLFLHARALTINLPSGERKTFEAPLPKELEDALAALKKV, from the coding sequence ATGAAATCCGCGACTGTTAAGATTAAAACTCCGGGCAGACTTGATATCGCGTTAGCTGAAGCCTTAGATATCAGCCGATCCCAAGCACAAAAACTTGTTCAATCAGGCCGAGTTTCAGTTACTGAAAAAAAGGCCTCGCCTCACCTTGAGGTGACAGAAACAAGTGAGATTAAGGTCGAAGCGGCCCCAGCCAAACCAAGAAAGAAGGCCGCCGCCAAGCTCGATATTATTTTCGAAGATGACGATGTTATTGTGGTTAACAAACCCTCCGGTGTCCTCGTGCACCGCGCAGAAGGCCAGGATGGCGCAGCCTTGCTCGACTCGCTCTTGAAGCACTCGCCCAAAATGAAGAAGGCTGGCGCAGAAGAAAAGCGTTCCGGCATCGTGCATCGTTTAGACAAAGAAGCGTCAGGAGTGCTCATCGCCGCCAAAACCCCAAAGGCCTTCGAGTTCCTGAAGAAACAATTTAAGGAAAGACTAACTGAGAAACACTACACCGTTTTTGTCATGGGCAAGGTTCGCGATGAACTCGGCACGATCAACTTCCCTATCGCCCGCTCAACGACCAGAGCTAGAATGGCCGCTCGACCACTCAGCCAAGAAGGTAAAGAAGCGATTACCCATTACGACGTTATTGGTCGCTATTCTGTCGGTACATTACTCGACGTAAAGATCGAGACTGGCCGCACGCACCAAATCCGCGCCCACATGTTCGCTATTGGCCACCCTGTTGGCGGAGACACCCTCTACAAGCGCAAGGACATCAAGGACATCAAGCTCCCCCGCCTGTTCCTGCATGCTCGAGCCTTGACGATCAACCTCCCGAGCGGTGAACGAAAGACGTTCGAGGCGCCATTGCCGAAAGAACTCGAAGACGCGCTCGCGGCTTTGAAAAAAGTATGA
- a CDS encoding sigma-70 family RNA polymerase sigma factor: MQDLSDEELARRVQENGDQLAFGLLLERFEKKLLGYGRRFLSQKEEVADLVQEVFLKSYMNIQSYDSSRKFSPWIYRIAHNVFVNAIKKRSREPLSFFDPDTLFPHVAGKESSDREVIDKELRRALDESLGTLDAKYREPLVLYYFEDLSYEDIADILHIPVSTVGVRLKRGRDALKKVIDPSHVS; encoded by the coding sequence ATGCAAGATCTTTCAGACGAAGAACTCGCGCGCCGGGTCCAGGAGAATGGAGACCAGTTAGCTTTTGGACTCCTTCTGGAACGGTTTGAGAAGAAACTTCTTGGGTACGGCCGGCGTTTCCTTTCGCAAAAAGAGGAAGTGGCGGATCTAGTCCAGGAGGTGTTCTTGAAGTCGTACATGAATATTCAAAGTTATGATTCCTCAAGGAAATTTTCGCCCTGGATATACCGGATAGCCCATAACGTCTTTGTTAACGCCATAAAGAAACGCTCACGTGAGCCGTTATCGTTCTTTGACCCCGATACTTTGTTTCCTCACGTCGCCGGCAAGGAATCGTCAGATAGGGAAGTGATAGATAAGGAACTTCGGCGAGCGCTCGACGAGTCACTCGGCACACTGGATGCGAAATACAGAGAACCGCTTGTCCTCTACTACTTCGAAGACTTGTCGTATGAAGACATTGCGGACATTCTGCACATTCCGGTATCAACGGTGGGTGTTCGTCTCAAACGAGGCCGTGACGCTCTCAAAAAGGTGATTGATCCCTCGCACGTCTCCTAG